The proteins below are encoded in one region of Luteitalea sp.:
- a CDS encoding FtsX-like permease family protein, producing MKKLALFLIRLVTPPADREWILGDTIEEFERVERVYGPVAAQRWLRRELYRVLGHACRERLAGRRSPRLSSPAKGDGLMSAIWQDVRYALRMLRQSPGFTAVALLTLALGIGANSAIFALVDATLLRPLPFPNPDRLVAVWERSATSRRSNVSPLNLFDWNERNRTFDLMAGFAPNVGGMVMSGADGTAETVPRQWVLAGFFDVLGVRAIAGRTFLPSDDRRRANVVVLSEAFWRTRFGADPTVIGRDIRLDGSLYAVVGVVPKAPQLLGRTSIWALVSLERSPELRAAYFLQVIGRLKPGVTIEAAASDMAAVAEGLAREFPETNKGRGVELEPLHAVLIGGDLRLTSMLFLGVVGIVLLICCANVANLLLTRATARTRELAIRSALGADRRRVIRQLLTESLVLSAIGGLLGAALGAAILAVAPSVIPEGLLPGAVTLTFDMRVVAFCAAATLFVGLLFGLAPAWQATAFSSARVITADSRTTTGRGGWLRSVLVVGEVATAVALLVGAGLLLRTLMAVASVERGYRAETALTMLVDPLGSRYPTGAALLQFFDAVEREIMMLPGVRSVAWTGGLPLGTSLGGRSFFEIVGDPPVDRSERPTADYQIVSHTYFQTLDLPVVAGRAFNDRDTSDSTPVCIVNEAFVRGYLRRGSPIGRRVAIREADFDQAPSVEREIVGVARQVKGRPDETEDLVQIYVPMAQNVVDDIYLVVRPASGRAEALAPSVRAAIARVDKEQLVSVRDVTTLENVAWEATSRHRFRAVMVITFAALALLLAMVGVFGVLAYSVQQRLRDFGVRRALGATTGDVFRLVVWRAARLIAAGTVIGLVLSVALGRLLATMLFGVQPLDPITFASVTIVLTVTAAVAIATPAWRAAHVDPAVALRSQ from the coding sequence CGCTATGCGCTGCGTATGCTGCGGCAGTCGCCCGGGTTCACCGCGGTCGCGCTTCTCACCCTGGCGCTCGGCATCGGCGCCAACAGCGCCATCTTCGCCCTGGTCGACGCGACCTTGCTTCGTCCTTTGCCGTTTCCCAACCCCGATCGCCTCGTTGCGGTCTGGGAGCGAAGCGCGACGTCGCGCCGAAGCAACGTATCGCCGCTCAATCTCTTCGACTGGAACGAGCGGAATCGCACGTTCGATCTGATGGCAGGCTTCGCTCCCAATGTCGGGGGCATGGTCATGAGCGGTGCCGACGGCACAGCAGAAACCGTTCCTCGTCAATGGGTCTTGGCTGGATTCTTCGACGTGCTCGGCGTCAGGGCGATAGCCGGTCGAACGTTTCTTCCGTCCGACGACCGCCGGCGCGCCAATGTCGTCGTGTTGAGCGAAGCGTTCTGGCGAACGCGTTTCGGCGCGGACCCGACCGTGATTGGACGCGACATCCGGCTGGATGGGTCGCTGTATGCCGTGGTCGGCGTCGTGCCGAAGGCACCCCAGTTGCTGGGGCGGACCAGTATCTGGGCGCTCGTCTCCCTCGAGCGCAGCCCCGAGCTGCGAGCTGCATACTTCCTCCAGGTCATCGGGCGGTTGAAGCCAGGCGTCACGATCGAGGCCGCCGCTTCTGACATGGCGGCCGTTGCGGAGGGGCTCGCCCGCGAGTTTCCGGAGACAAACAAGGGACGCGGCGTCGAGCTCGAGCCGCTGCACGCGGTTCTGATCGGCGGTGATCTCCGCCTGACCTCGATGCTGTTTCTCGGCGTCGTCGGCATCGTGCTCCTCATCTGCTGCGCCAACGTGGCCAACTTGCTTCTCACGCGCGCAACGGCACGCACGCGGGAGCTGGCGATCAGGTCGGCGCTGGGCGCTGACCGGCGACGCGTCATTCGCCAGCTTCTCACCGAAAGCCTTGTGCTCTCAGCCATCGGAGGCCTCTTGGGAGCGGCGCTCGGCGCGGCGATTCTGGCGGTCGCGCCATCGGTGATTCCGGAGGGACTACTGCCCGGGGCGGTGACGCTGACCTTCGACATGCGCGTGGTGGCGTTCTGCGCCGCGGCTACCTTGTTCGTCGGGCTGCTGTTTGGCCTCGCGCCGGCGTGGCAGGCCACGGCGTTCTCGTCGGCGCGGGTGATCACCGCCGACAGCCGGACGACGACGGGGCGCGGTGGCTGGCTCCGCAGTGTGCTCGTCGTCGGAGAGGTCGCGACGGCCGTCGCGCTGCTGGTTGGCGCCGGGCTGCTGTTGCGCACCCTCATGGCGGTGGCGAGTGTCGAGCGTGGCTATCGCGCGGAGACCGCGCTCACCATGCTGGTCGACCCGCTGGGTTCGCGTTATCCCACTGGTGCCGCCCTGCTGCAGTTCTTCGATGCCGTCGAGCGGGAGATCATGATGCTTCCTGGAGTACGCAGCGTGGCATGGACGGGCGGGCTGCCGCTGGGGACTTCGCTTGGCGGCCGCTCGTTCTTCGAGATCGTGGGCGACCCGCCCGTCGACAGGAGCGAGCGTCCGACTGCCGACTACCAGATCGTGAGCCACACCTACTTCCAAACGCTCGATCTTCCTGTCGTGGCTGGCCGGGCCTTCAACGACCGCGATACGAGTGACAGTACCCCTGTCTGCATCGTGAACGAAGCCTTCGTCCGCGGCTACCTTCGGCGCGGATCGCCAATCGGCCGTCGGGTCGCCATTCGGGAAGCAGACTTCGACCAGGCGCCATCGGTCGAGCGAGAGATCGTGGGTGTCGCACGTCAAGTCAAGGGCCGACCCGATGAGACCGAGGATCTCGTGCAGATCTATGTCCCGATGGCGCAGAACGTCGTCGATGACATTTACCTCGTTGTCAGGCCCGCGTCCGGACGCGCGGAAGCGCTGGCGCCCTCCGTTCGGGCGGCGATCGCTCGCGTCGACAAGGAGCAACTGGTGAGTGTCAGAGACGTGACGACGCTCGAGAACGTCGCGTGGGAAGCCACCTCACGCCATCGGTTTCGGGCCGTGATGGTGATCACGTTCGCTGCGTTGGCGCTCCTGCTGGCGATGGTCGGCGTGTTCGGCGTCCTCGCGTATTCCGTCCAGCAGCGCCTGCGGGACTTCGGGGTACGGAGGGCGCTCGGCGCCACCACGGGCGACGTGTTTCGACTCGTCGTCTGGCGTGCCGCTCGCCTGATCGCGGCCGGTACCGTCATCGGGCTGGTCCTATCGGTGGCGCTGGGTCGGCTACTCGCCACCATGCTGTTTGGCGTACAGCCCCTCGACCCGATCACGTTCGCGTCCGTGACGATCGTGCTCACGGTGACGGCTGCGGTGGCAATTGCCACTCCCGCGTGGCGTGCGGCCCACGTCGATCCCGCCGTTGCGTTGCGAAGCCAGTAA